In Acinonyx jubatus isolate Ajub_Pintada_27869175 chromosome B3, VMU_Ajub_asm_v1.0, whole genome shotgun sequence, a genomic segment contains:
- the CFL2 gene encoding cofilin-2, which yields MASGVTVNDEVIKVFNDMKVRKSSTQEEIKKRKKAVLFCLSDDKRQIIVEEAKQILVGDIGDTVEDPYTSFVKLLPLNDCRYALYDATYETKESKKEDLVFIFWAPESAPLKSKMIYASSKDAIKKKFTGIKHEWQVNGLDDIKDRSTLGEKLGGNVVVSLEGKPL from the exons ATG gctTCTGGAGTTACAGTGAATGATGAAGTCATCAAAGTTTTTAATGATATGAAAGTAAGAAAATCTTCTACACAAGAGgagatcaaaaaaagaaagaaagccgtTCTCTTCTGTTTAAGCGatgacaaaagacaaataattgtAGAGGAAGCAAAGCAGATCTTGGTGGGTGACATTGGTGATACTGTAGAGGACCCCTACACATCTTTTGTGAAGTTGCTACCTCTGAATGATTGCCGATATGCTTTGTACGATGCCACATACGAAACAAAAGAGTCTAAGAAAGAAGACCTAGTATTTATATTCTG ggcTCCTGAGAGTGCACCTTTAAAAAGCAAGATGATTTATGCTAGCTCTAAAGatgccattaaaaagaaatttacag gtaTTAAACATGAATGGCAAGTAAATGGCTTGGATGATATAAAGGACCGTTCAACACTTGGAGAGAAATTGGGAGGCAACGTAGTAGTTTCACTTGAAGGAAAACCCTTATAA